A stretch of DNA from Hirundo rustica isolate bHirRus1 chromosome 1, bHirRus1.pri.v3, whole genome shotgun sequence:
GGAGATAATATAGATCCACTAGGAGGAGGGGCCATCTTTCAAAGAGACCTAATCACGCTGAGAGATTAGGTCAGCAAGAGCTGCAAGGAGTTTAAGATGGAAGAACCCCAAGCAGCAGTAAAGGCAGGGCTCTGACTGGCTGtggtgcagctgcagaaaaagggAATCCTGGCTGACAAGTTGAATGTACACTATAAAAACACCCTTATGGCAGcgaaagaaaattttcttccacAGCTGGGATATCGTGGTTGTGGTCCCCCACAATtcagaaggtatttaaaaattgGAGGGGGTTCAGGAACCACTAAGGGCAACATCAAAAGACAGGAGGGTTGGAGAATCTTAAATATGAGGGAAGGTCAAAGGAATTAGATTTGTTCAGCCTAGAATAGAGAAATGTATATATGGTGTGAGTTATCATATCCTTACAGTACATAAACAAAATAGAGAAGATGGATGTGTTCCTTTCACAAAATTTGGATCATATGGTCTCCAGAGGGCCCTTCCAAACCCGATTTTTCTGATTATAAGATTCTAgtgtcttttctgcttcttttgcaGGGTTGTTCTAACTCTACCATAGATTCTTCCTGAGTGTTCTGCAGAACTGTGATAGTTTTCCAAGATATCTTTCCTGCCTGCAGATGTAATGTCTTGCATGTCTTTTCTTCACCCTATTTGTGTAACTATGCCATGAGTCTCTGTTGGCCTCCTTGCAGTTATGTCTCAGCTGTGCtagaaaatgctatttttggTGTTAAAGTGCTGTAAAATGCTTGCACTCCATCACCAATTGTACGCTTCCCACTGGATACAAGATAGCAGGTATTAATTGTATCTCATTTAGTATATATCTATTTCATGCATGCCCTGCTTTGGACATATCACTTAACATGTCTGTAATCCCTGTAGGACAAAAGGATTtaaggaaaatagaaataattctCTCAGATTTAGGTGGTCTGAAATGCCGCAGCAGATGTTAAGATGGGAAACAATTAATTTGTGGGGGTGGGTGAGGACACTGACAATCCAAAAGGTGCATGAATTGCAGGGTAAAGGCAAAATTTCTTTATGCTGAAGTAGCACAACTGTTACCTTTATTTTCCCAGGACTAATGGGAATGTTTTCCTATTAGGaactgaatatatatatatattgctcTTATTATTAGGGAAACTGGTAACATCAAAATTTATCGGACTGTTAGGTAAAAGAGTAGCTGTCTGGAAGTGCCTTGTGAATGACAGGCCCTCATATGAAGAGATTATTTAAATGATGCGCAGGTGAACAAAGGCAATTCATGAGAACCTCTTTACCAGATAGAAACAAAAATGGACCGTGACCTGAACTGTGTGAGTTATTGCCAGACAGCTCTCAGATGAATTAATACACTGAAACCTAATTAAACCACAATCCTTTTATCTTGTCTTTTTGCCTCAACTCCAGGACAAGTGGAAGTCTTCATAAATCTGAAATATTATAGGCCAATTAATATGCACACAAGCTGCATATTCTTTAATAGGAATAGAGTTAATATaacataaatttctttttggaGACTGAGAGTAACGTTAAAATATTTGTCCCAACTCTTGTCTTACTTGCACTGATTTCTCAGCAGTGTTATATTATTGATTCCAGTGGTGTAAACTGAGACaagcttttgcattttctcaTGATCATTTAAAGTATATGGAGCTGATTGTTCTCCGGTAGTCACTAGAAATTTAATGTAGAAAGTTAGAGTGAGTAGGATGcatgattattttttctcagaattattctattctattctattctattctattctattctattctattctattctattctattctattctattctattcttaCTAAAgatgatgccttgggaagggtgacctgaaacagagatggacagagctagaggataaagtagatatttattgaaaggcctttaggatacaccttgggcaaaACAAGaacctgaccagggctacaccaaGGTGGActtaaaatggtcacaaaatggctggcTGCTCATGAGatcacttttataagttttgatCTATTTGCATATTGGTGTATAATTGTCCAATCACAGCTTCAGGTCGTGAAGTTTCatcatgttttctctcttcagtccaccattgtttATGCTTTTAGGCCTGAAAATTGTCCTcggtcctcagcaggaaaaggatttggcttgtctacctactctgtgaagagagttTACTGACACTTAATATGAGTCTCAGAACTccacccctaggcagcacagaatctgaaaaacatggaaGTTAAAACTTTAGGCATCATAGACCACATAGTTAAACATTGTATTATTCcaatgtttttttctcattagttATTTGACGACTGTATTAGCCTAGACACTCacatattgggaaaaaaaaaatttttcttttacagaattCTGTAAATCCAGACGTGCAAAGGTAAAGACCTTTGGAGAGTGCCTATAAGGACCATACTTTgtctttcaaattattttgtgagGCTTATAAATAGcaatttattacaaaaaaatgctaaattttTGATTGTAAGATTGAACAGAAGGGTCAGATCTGTGTTTTGCCAAACCCACAGCCTTGGTTTTGACAGatgttttctgcagcagatgTTTAGTTAAGAATAtgagaacagcagcacagagtaCAAATATACAGGTGTTTTCCTGGCTTCTATTAATTTATAGTTCATTGAATCTCTGATTTCCAAATGGTACCTTTATTTCTAGAGTAAGTAGTTTGCTTTATTCTCATGAATTTGAAGCACAGAGCTAAAAATTATAGAAcccttattaatttttttgtattcGCAATGTCTCCCAGAAGTTGTGTCCTCTGAAGTGCAACCTTTtgtcactttttattttgaaactttGACAAAGTTAATCTGACATTTCTTCATTCTTGTCCTAGATGTGAAACCAAGCAAATATGATTTTTGACACTATTTACAGAAGGCCTCCAGTCCCAGGGTGGTTTTGGGGAGCAGGTCTGTACTTTGTGGGGCTGTCCTTATCCCAGTTCAGGTCCAGGTGTAGCTGGCTTTCTTGGCTGTGAGTGGCTCTTACCTCTCAGGGCACAATAGGGATGTGAGATACTGACAGGGATATAAGCTGTGCAGaggaaatgtataaaaatgaacTTTAATGTGCTTAAAATTGACACAGAAAGGACCCCCTATATGAGCATCATAGTCCCCAGAGGATGAAAGCTTGTAatcctcctcttctcccatgGGAGAATGAAACTGTCCACCTGAACACGCAGAGGAATGCCCAAGGGGTGAGCACTAACACCAAGGAAGAGGACAACAGTAGAAAAGTGAGAAGTTTCTTGCCATCCCATTTTTAACTGTTATACAAGCAAAACTTGTTTGTATTAATTAACAGTTTgggtctatttttttttttttttttttttttttttttttttttttttaaacaatgcaTTCTTAGTCTCACCCAGATGTTTATCTGTCTTTTGCCTATAACAAGATGTAAGATATTTCACAATCAGATAGTTACTGACTTTGTGCAAGCCACTCTGGACCAGTAAGTTTTCTAAGATCTGTGAGTTAGAAAAATTGTAATGTTTCATATTTCATGAAGAACAGAAACTTatgcagaatttaaaaaaatacattaatgaaAGCTTGTGCTTCTCATTCACTTACAAAATTGAAAATCCAATCTCTAAGTCAAGGGACTTTTCAAACACTTTAAAGTCTTCATCTGACACTCAGTACAGTTTAATGgattttaatggattttaaattttctcttgtTAAGTGAACTATGAAATaggtttttttacaaatatgCAGAATAATGTCAAACAAGAACTAATGTCAACTCATGACCTAAGGAAAAACTTATTATAAATcaatttagggaaaaaaaacaaaaaacaaacaaaaaaaacaaacaaaaaaaacaaaaaccaaaaaaacccaccaacaccaaaactgaaacacagaagcaaaaaataaaaaacttgaaACTACCTTGGTTTATTATTTATGGAAACAAATGTTCTTCTTAAATGTAGTGccatttacttttttcctaaatagtTCAGCACAAATCGAGATATATGCTGTAttctgttccttctgctttGTTATACACTTGTGCATtgtattaaatacattttatttttatctgatgagatattggattttttttttttttactttaagaaTAAAATTGTGAAAGaccagtatttttcattttacagtgcaaaaaagaaattattttcatgactTTTACTTTTGCCTTAGCTCtcagaataattattttcttcagactCCTGTTTATTTATGGATGTGATTGCTACAGAGGGTCACCAGTACATTAAGTGATACAACCAACCTAGATGAGAAGAGTATGCTGCATGGTAGAGGTCTGAGTAGCATTACATATGCTTGCACTGTTcttcaaatatatatttgaagAGGTGAGTAGGAGCAACTAGATTGGGGTCATTTCATATCATCACATTAGGAACTAAGACTGCATTTTGTGCACTCCAACACCTGCAATAAGAAGTCATTTGTCTGTCACAGTCTATCTTTTCCTCTCATATCAACatatgaataaaaattttaGACTGTGAGTGCATTCTTCCATATCAATCACTAAAGCAGTAAAAGGGAAATATCACAGGAATGGTAAAAATGGTCCAGGagccttttttgctttttgtaaaCTCACTAGTGGGCATTGTGctaaaatatattgaaataaaattacttaaagCATTCTCTCAAAAGTAAATAATGCACGgctttttgctcatttttaatgCTCAGCTTTCCTTTATCTTTCAATGGAGAAAATGCTCCCTGTTTTGTTACAAATACAGAATGATTTTCTTGCAATTTTACCTTGATATTTCCTGTAGGAGAAGGAAAGATGATAATAGTGGTCTGTATAAATCAGAGAACCATACCAACATATTTTTAGCTGCTATAGATGAAGTTGATTTGGTTCATCCAGAACTACTTCAACAAATTTCAGAGAGACCACATTTTATATTGGGAAGGGTCATCTGACAGCGTGGAACAGCTGGTGAAAGGATTTAGTCTTACATTTTTGTGGCCATCTAAGAGCTTACATGTCATTTACATTTCTAGCATGCCATTTCAATTTCTATCCAAATACCCTAGCACTGTCATATGCAGATAAGAAGGTGGGAAGAgactgcagtgctgtgcttcCTTGGCAGTAAGAATTTACTCAGTGCAGCTGATGTTATGGGACTAATGAGAGATATTTTCTATTCTCCTTTTACTAATTCTTCACATAACACAGGGAGAGAGATACCAGCACCTATAAATATGCACATGGGAAGATCACCACTGGAGCAACAGAGGGATTACTGTGGAGATATAAACCTGAAAAATACGGACAGCATCCTCCTTTTTGGATCTGTTGATCTGTGTAACTATTTAGCTAGTGCTGGTATCAGATGgatacaaaattaaattttctaaaGAGGTGCATGCTTCAATCCATGGAACAGTGAACAACAGAGTCATGATTCTGAAGCATGTGTGGACTGCAAGTGTTGATTCATGTTGGAAAGTAAAGATAGTAAAACAAGACATGGGAAGGGTCTGCTATTTGTTGCTGTCCTGAAGTCCTTAACAGCCGCAAATGATCCATGTGTTGTATAAATCcctaataaaacaaataatattttagttAAATATGTATTCtgaatatgtaaaaaaaaaaaaaaacccaaaaaaaccaaaaacaaaaaaaaaaaacccaaacaaacaacaacaacaaaaaaaccacaacaaacaacCCACAACTAATCTTTTGTTTGCTGACAAGTTTCAACATATACTTCAAAATGATGGTTTTAGTTCAGTtccaaattaagaaaaaaaatttaggtctgcctgaaagtaaaatttcttcatatatttaatttaataacattttctattaaaatgaaattcccaggaaatattcagaaattctagtttaacttttaaataaattgtatCATAATCAAATCACTGCAACTCAGAGAGTCTGatgtcccattttctttaatattaattCGGTGTCAAGATTCATCTTTATTCCACCTTCAAAGAAGCATTATAAAACTGATAAAAGGTCAATTCCAAGCCAGAGGACATTTCATCCTTGCTTGATTTTATAATGGCCTTTTACCTCAAGGCAGACATCCTTTTGGACTTTAACATTGCTTGGTctgcaatttcctttttttgaaaaCTCACTGTGACAAGTTTATTTGGTATGGGCTACTCACAAGCAATATTGGGATCATGGTATGTACACAATGGAAAAAGTAGTCAAAAAGTAGTCAGTGGGAGCGACCAACACGGCCAGCGTCCGAGTACTCGAGCCCGGGCAGGCCCCTGAGCTGCCTCGTGGATGAGAACACTCCCATCAGCGGCACCAACGGCGCGTCCTGCGGGCAGGCGGCGGATCCGCGGCTGGCCGAGAGGAGGGTGCGCTCCCAGAGGCACAGGAACTACATGAGCAGGACACACCTGCACACTCCTCCCGACCTACCTGAGGGATACGAGCAAAGGACAACTCAGCAAGGTCAGGTCTATTTTCTGCATACTCAAACTGGTGTCAGCACGTGGCACGATCCAAGAGTACCTAGGGATCTTAGCAACATCAATTGTGAAGAGCTTGGTCCACTGCCCCCTGGATGGGAGATCCGAAATACAGCCACGGGCAGGGTTTATTTTGTTGACCATAACAACAGGACGACGCAGTTCACGGACCCGCGGCTCTCTGCAAACCTGCACCTGGTGCTGAACCGGCAGAACCAGCTGAAggaccagcagcaccagcagcagcagcaggtggtgtccctgtgccagctccccGACGAGGCCGAGTGCCTGACGGTGCCGCGCTACAAACGGGACCTGGTGCAGAAGCTCAAGATCCTGCggcaggagctgtcccagcagcagcctcaggctGGCCACTGTCGGATCGAGGTGTCCAGGGAGGAGATTTTTGAGGAATCCTACAGGCAAGTCATGAAGATGAGGCCAAAGGACCTGTGGAAACGATTAATGATAAAATTTCGTGGGGAGGAAGGCCTTGATTATGGAGGTGTTGCCAGGGAGTGGCTGTACCTGTTGTCCCATGAGATGTTGAATCCATACTATGGGCTCTTCCAGTATTCCCGAGATGATATCTACACCCTGCAAATCAACCCCGACTCCGCCGTCAATCCGGAACACTTGTCCTATTTCCACTTTGTGGGCCGGATCATGGGGATGGCTGTGTTCCACGGGCACTACATCGACGGCGGCTTCACGTTGCCTTTCTACAAGCAGTTGCTTGGGAAGCCAATTACTTTGGATGACATGGAATTGGTTGACCCTGATCTTCATAACAGCTTAGTCTGGATACTTGAGAACGACATCACCGGGGTCCTGGACCACACGTTCTGTGTGGAGCACAACGCCTACGGGGAGATCATTCAGCACGAGCTGAAACCCAATGGCAAAAGCATCCCCGTGACAGAGGAGAACAAAAAGGAATATGTCAGACTTTATGTGAACTGGCGGTTTTTACGAGGAATTGAAGCTCAGTTCCtgagtttgttttaaaaagattcATATTCTCTCATGTTTTAGGAACAACTTTGCCATCCAAAACAACAAGTACCCTGGAGTGAAAAGAAGATTTTTGCTGCCCACCAGCCAAAGCTTCTATTCCCAGCCAGGGATACtaggaaaacaatttttcccAAGGCTCAGATGAGAGCAAAGCAATCTTGAGTGGCACAGTCTCATAGCTCCTGCTTATTTCAGATTTCGGAAGGGACTCAGGTGCATAACAACCTCATACAGCGGCAAGCATAGAAAAAAGACTGCCCAGTTAAATAGTTCATTACTGATCCAAAGATCTTCATATCTGTCTACACAACTGTCAAAGAATTTGTGACATTCAGTAACAAAAAGGCAATTTTTGGCTGCGTATTACTAATTTTCTGACTGCTCAATTTGGAGGAACTGATAGATGCAATGGAATTCAATGCATTTTAAGTACATGAATCTAGAAAATGCAAGTCAATCTGGAAATTTAGGTTCTGTATCTCTTGGATTTGTTATGTGAATATAgtaaattatttgattttataGTCTTGGTCTCTTATATAGATAACCTTCCTaactcacacacaaaaaagatgttaaattttttaatttattaaatgcaCTTCTGTTATATGGATGATCCTTgtagaaaaattaatgaaaaaacctagaaattctgtgttcagaacAGGGGTTGAATACTCTGCAGTAACCATTCCTCCACACAAGAATGGAGCTGACTGGGACTATCTGATCATTAACCAAGTACAGTCCTTCCTCTGCAAGAATTACATAAAATAATATGGACTAAAGTAGAGTGTAATTATATATCTGAAGAATTATCATAATGACACACACGGGGGtataaaattattacttttcaGACAATCCATATTTTGCATTCCCTTACTTGTGAATGTTTTTGACTTCACAATGACTTTACATTGTGTAATAAAATCTTGGTGGGAGAGAATACTAGATGATATGGTAAAccacatattttaaatgaacTCCTTTTGTGTATCAAATTCCTCTGAAGAAAGACTAGCAAAGTTTTCCATTATTTAGACTTCATTAGAAGGTCTCAAATGCCACAGTTGTTTTTTTCAGACAAGAGGAGggaaagtaattaaaattaattttggggACACAAATACAAGTTTGAAGGAGCTGTTTTACACTTAGTTGCTGTTGATCTCACTGTCTTTCATTTTGCTTGGTTAGAAGTAAGTTTCTTACACCTTACTTTAGTCTTTAAGTAATGCTGTTtttcaaaaagtaattttttattgaaatatttttaagggcAAATATTTTGACTGAAAATACAGGAGAAATGTTCTTCATGCCACACAAAATATAGAACATAGCTTTGAGGAAgccttgttctttcatttatttaagtTTACTTTatttatgaaagaaatattgCCCTGTGTTTAGTAGGAGAATAAGGGGAAAGTGTAagtcaaaaccagaaaagtcCCATTTGGTATGGCAACTTTTCCCTGCAAGTTTGTGATGCTGTCTGCAGTCACTAGACAATAAAGGAAATACTTGTGTTCTTCTGGATGCTGATGTCTTATCTTAATggtttaaaatgcatttgaataGTCCTGCctacagtaataaaataaatttggctGACAGAGGAAGTCTGGGAATAATCCTTCCTCAGTCTATTCTAAAGAATAAATGGTTTCTAACACTGCCATGACTTCTTTTGGATTGTCTGAGGAGGACGGATTGTGTCTGAAATTTGGTTCAAGGAGGGAAGGGGTCCTGGTGCATGGTGCAGGACCACATATGTGTCATACTTAAGGGCATGAAGTGATAAATTTGTTCCATGGTAGGAATCTATTTTGATCACTAAATTTTTTGCAGAAATCTAAAGCTGATCTCTGCTCTACTGCTTAGTGctgcttcttccctctctctgaaaatcaaagaaaaaggagagaccTAATTATTGATTGTATTTCTGGATAACACAGGAAGATTATGTAGGGGACAAACCAAAGGAACAGGTAGGATTTGCACACATTTTCAGATAGACAGGGAAACAACTTCTCTCATAGTTTGGAAACAGCCCAGTGTCTGTGGGCCTGATTGTCTTGTTTCTTCTGTCCTCATGGAAAATGTGAGAAGATTGGGAAAACAAATATGTTCTGCCTATTTCTTCTTGCACATTGTCCTTGTAAACCAAGGAATCAAATGAAAAATCTTCCTGCTCTGTCCTCAAGGATTCACTTAACAGAAAAAGGTAGCGGGGACACGACTGGTAAAGTTCTCtaattccttctctcttccctaGAAGAACTTACCTGGAAGTCCACACaacagaaggaggaaggaattgATGCTCACAGAAAATTTAGCTGCTGAGACACTAATGAGATCAGAcaataaaaaaagctttgttctggagaaacaaaacaaaacagaaccacTCAGGAAGGATATGAGCTTAGCCAGGTGGATGAACCATGTGTAAATTCTGGCTAGCAGACTGGATCATCCCAGCTGTGCAAGCTGAGGAACACGTTTGTAGCAGTTCCCACCACTGCAATGTTTCAGACCTTGATTTGGTAAGCCTCCTCTTGGCATAAGGgagaaatgtttaattttagcTGAATTTTATGAGTATTTAGTGATTTGCTAATGTTCATCTTGTTAGAGTCAGCAGCAGTAACTATCTCTTCATTGTGTTCCCCAAGCTTTCCTCCATGCAattgtttttctatttctccTTATGATAATTTATCAAAATATAGATGGAAGGAAGAGGTGTCAGGAGAGATGAGAATAGAAAAAGTCACAtcacaaaggaaatgaaatactgtcatcagagagggaaaaggcactagatgttttaattttagagaaataaaaaaatcaaagaagcTTGTAATGTATGACCCAGTAGAAATTAAGAGAAGATGataaaaaagactttttttgctGTCATCCAAacctatattttatttttttgttttattaaattgaCAGATCTTTGTATTATTTCAGGGAAATCACGGTCTTCATAGTGATATAACTCTCTTGTTTATCTCACTGTATATTTGCATGTGAATtgtacaaagaaaaatgtttgaatttCTGATGCTCCCTCTTCTATTTCTACAGTCACATTGTGTCATTTCCAAAGTATTACTCAGAGGTTCCTGTTTGTCTTTTCTGACTTCAGAATAAAATCTTTGCTCTAAACAACACATTTTCTATGGGAGATATATTAGTTGTAcattgaaaaatacatttctgttgGTTATGCTGGTAAGGAATCATGGTGTTGATAACAAAACAGATGAGAGGATGGAGCGGATTCCCTTTGTGTGATTGAGCTTTAATGTTTCTAGACCCTGACTGACAACAAATCATGATTGTCtttggggaggagaaaaaataggcctggagaagaaaaaataaggtCTTTTGACCCTTTGGTAAATAGTGCCTGGAACAGAAAATAGACCATGATACACCATTAACACTATGAATGTTCTGAAGAATGCTTGCTTATTCTTCATAAGTAAACAGCACAAATCACTCTCATCTCTAACACCTATGAAAAAGTTGGTCTGCTCTACAGAGAAAATGGACAGGTGCATTAAAAAGCAGAAGTAGGAAGATACTCTCTGGTTACTagagagtggaaaaaatttTACctatatttcaaataattaagATTATTCCTCTCTATATGTGTAGGCATGTGTGCATTTGCATAGATAcctttatataaaaattatgaaatgtaAATCCATGAAATTTTCTTGCAGATATATCCTCAGGTTCTAATGCAGAATTTATTCTCTTGGTGTACAACAATGTTATTAGAACAGAGGTAAAAGAATGGTAAACAAATCAAGGAAGTATTGCTCCTTTATTTCATGCATATTTTGATTTAGCAACATGTAATAGTCAGATGTGCATTCTTAGTTAAGTTCTTTAGCAAGTGCAATACCAATGCAATAGGTGTTCCCCAGAAAAACTACACACTGGAATAAACAGCAAGAACAAATTTTCTTGTCCTTACTCTGATTTCTCAGAGGACCCAGGGTATTATCCACTAGCATGGACTGCAGATGACCATTTTGGGTGGAGACTAGAAACTACAGGGCAGTGGTGGGCTTTCATTCATACTGATATAAAAACTTTTGATTCATAGCTACCCACACCACCACACCAGTTCATAAAGATGGAAAGAAGACTGAAAGGAATtaattaagaagaaagaaaggaagtttCCAATGATCACCTGcctgttttgtgggttttttttctcctgctttggaGACAGTCTTGTGAAATTTTAGAgttgtttctattttaaatgtCTCCTAAAAGTGCTTTGATTCTAACTGAGCATTTTTCATAATGTCATTttaaacaaagttattattcaAATGGCTCTCTCATGCATGAACAAAGTAGTTGAAATGGCTTGTAAATATATTAGCAGGGCAAATATGTATTAACTTGCTGCCTTAGGTTATAAGCCTTCTTTTAAAGGAAGATAATATTTGTGTAGAGTGAATATCTTTATTGAATTATAACTTATAAGGCAGCATTACATGCTGTCAGTAAATGACATTGTGTTTCTCTAATGGATGTATTTGAAGAAAGACACTGTAATCATGGGAAAGCACCTACTTAATAGTAGAAATtctggaaacttttttttttttttttttccttttctattcttttttttttctttctttctttccacccCCAGAGTAAAGACTGGAAACAGAGCTCTTTTGCAAATACCACTTTGCTCTAATAACTTGATTTACAGTGAAGCTGGATGCAAAAATTGAAGAAATATACCATGCTTTCAGATGGTAATTACTTTCTACTTTCTATTCTCTTGCACTTTAAAAATGATGTTGAGACTCTCAAGATTTGAATCAAACTTTGCaaacttctttttttagttGTTAATCGGTAGATTTAGCTGGACAGTTGTGATTAAGAAGTTGCACTGTGATCATTGTGTGTTTGGCTAGTCTTTTGTTTTATGGAAAAGGGAAGACAATCACAAGACTAATGGGCACTCTGGATGATAGCCACCAGGAATGAAGTCAGCAGAACTGAGCAGTTACTGGGGGGAAAGTAATTCTGGTGGTGGGAGTTCACAAGTGCTGACTCACAGGCCCCCCCCCTCAAAACGGAGTCCAGACTC
This window harbors:
- the LOC120756062 gene encoding E3 ubiquitin-protein ligase SMURF2-like; this encodes MSRTHLHTPPDLPEGYEQRTTQQGQVYFLHTQTGVSTWHDPRVPRDLSNINCEELGPLPPGWEIRNTATGRVYFVDHNNRTTQFTDPRLSANLHLVLNRQNQLKDQQHQQQQQVVSLCQLPDEAECLTVPRYKRDLVQKLKILRQELSQQQPQAGHCRIEVSREEIFEESYRQVMKMRPKDLWKRLMIKFRGEEGLDYGGVAREWLYLLSHEMLNPYYGLFQYSRDDIYTLQINPDSAVNPEHLSYFHFVGRIMGMAVFHGHYIDGGFTLPFYKQLLGKPITLDDMELVDPDLHNSLVWILENDITGVLDHTFCVEHNAYGEIIQHELKPNGKSIPVTEENKKEYVRLYVNWRFLRGIEAQFLSLF